The following proteins are encoded in a genomic region of Synergistaceae bacterium:
- a CDS encoding bacteriocin: MKEEAKKILATSSEEELTDKELKSVAGGIGIGLNGESAAKPEIISKVNPAEDKKTDESGIVYADSKAII, from the coding sequence GTGAAGGAAGAAGCAAAAAAAATTCTTGCAACATCTTCAGAAGAAGAATTAACGGACAAAGAGCTTAAATCAGTTGCAGGCGGAATCGGAATTGGACTTAACGGCGAGTCTGCTGCTAAGCCTGAAATCATAAGTAAAGTTAACCCTGCCGAAGACAAGAAAACTGATGAGAGCGGTATCGTATATGCTGACAGCAAAGCAATCATTTAA
- a CDS encoding radical SAM protein, whose product MYYRLKDNFILRGYEKLPYAVMNLKTGGANFIDEKMMNALEYCNGKIDLSLPVISDDVRKYINIAENAGVIEQCEPGHGLNAIQEYKLYPARYIRQAHWSITGKCNYRCKHCYMSAPDAKLGELNHDTIMNIINQLGDCGIMNVSLTGGEPLIRDDFLEIVDSLLERNIIIKQIYSNGALVNEKLLRELDKRNIHPEFNMSYDGAGWHDWLRGINGAEKIVDRAFALCRDMGFPTGAEMCLHQHNKHTLRESIKHLGGLGVKSLKTNPVANVGEWKKNNFGESMSIKELFALYLDYIPQYYYDNMPLALMLGGFFTARPSEPDKFDIPSFMPDIDPKTFCICGHARVIMYISPEGRTLPCMSLSGMSIQNEFPLITEKSLSQCITDSRYMKLIETKASEYLALNEICEKCKYGHNCFGGCRADALSADENNIMGKSPSSCELFRGGWVEKIIRTVKKVRPNADSIVFESPLWQALK is encoded by the coding sequence TTGTATTATAGGCTGAAGGATAATTTTATTCTGCGGGGTTACGAGAAATTACCATATGCAGTAATGAATCTCAAAACGGGCGGAGCAAATTTTATCGACGAAAAAATGATGAATGCTCTAGAATATTGTAACGGGAAAATTGATTTGTCGTTGCCGGTTATTAGTGATGACGTTCGTAAATATATCAACATCGCCGAGAATGCCGGAGTAATCGAACAATGCGAACCCGGACACGGCCTTAATGCAATTCAGGAGTATAAATTATATCCTGCACGTTATATCAGGCAGGCTCACTGGTCAATCACGGGAAAATGTAATTATCGCTGCAAACATTGTTACATGTCAGCACCTGACGCGAAATTAGGCGAATTAAATCACGACACAATCATGAATATAATTAATCAATTAGGCGACTGCGGAATAATGAACGTGAGTCTAACCGGCGGAGAACCTTTAATACGTGATGACTTTCTCGAAATTGTTGATTCACTCCTCGAACGCAATATAATTATCAAGCAGATTTACTCTAACGGCGCTCTTGTGAATGAAAAATTATTACGCGAACTCGATAAACGCAACATTCACCCGGAATTTAATATGAGCTATGACGGTGCGGGCTGGCATGACTGGCTTAGAGGCATTAACGGCGCAGAAAAAATTGTTGACCGTGCATTTGCTTTGTGTCGTGATATGGGATTTCCGACCGGTGCAGAAATGTGCTTACATCAACACAATAAACACACTCTGCGTGAAAGCATAAAACATTTGGGCGGTTTAGGCGTAAAGAGTCTCAAGACTAATCCTGTTGCTAATGTCGGTGAATGGAAGAAAAATAATTTTGGCGAGTCTATGTCAATCAAAGAACTTTTCGCGCTTTATCTCGATTATATTCCGCAATATTACTATGACAATATGCCGTTAGCTTTAATGCTCGGAGGTTTCTTCACTGCTAGGCCAAGTGAACCGGATAAATTTGATATTCCGTCGTTTATGCCCGATATTGACCCTAAAACTTTTTGTATCTGCGGTCATGCAAGAGTCATTATGTATATTTCTCCTGAAGGCCGGACTCTTCCGTGTATGTCCCTGTCAGGAATGAGCATTCAAAACGAGTTCCCGCTCATAACAGAAAAAAGTTTATCTCAGTGCATAACTGACTCGCGCTACATGAAATTAATCGAGACCAAAGCAAGCGAATATCTTGCACTCAATGAAATTTGCGAAAAATGCAAGTACGGTCATAACTGTTTTGGAGGGTGCCGGGCCGATGCTCTTAGCGCTGACGAAAATAATATAATGGGTAAGTCTCCGAGTTCATGCGAATTATTCAGGGGCGGCTGGGTAGAGAAAATTATTAGAACCGTGAAAAAAGTTAGGCCGAACGCTGACTCTATAGTTTTCGAGAGTCCGTTGTGGCAGGCTTTGAAATAA
- a CDS encoding ABC transporter substrate-binding protein, whose amino-acid sequence MRIISLYPGHSDNIFALGGEKLLIALSENDDSDLLPDLPRVSMRSNAEKILSLSPDIVVTRSFAERLNPNLYEILRLSGVKVLSLDPPSWENFPEYLKTLARELNLNPDSAITKLNNIRENIISQAQNIKFKPRVFVEATSREIHTCAPDSWAANLIALAGGINIADSAKSLRAGSVIAPFGLERVIKSLENLDVYIIQTGAMNSTTLQDFNARHWAKALKHVKVYEVPEKYLSRPSLLGLEKGGEILIKIFRGK is encoded by the coding sequence TTGCGCATTATTTCATTATATCCGGGACATTCTGATAATATTTTTGCGCTGGGAGGGGAAAAACTTTTAATCGCACTCTCAGAAAACGATGACTCGGACTTATTGCCGGATTTGCCAAGAGTCTCTATGAGGTCGAACGCTGAAAAAATTTTATCGCTGAGTCCTGATATTGTCGTTACAAGAAGTTTTGCGGAAAGACTCAACCCGAACTTATATGAAATTTTGCGCTTATCAGGCGTTAAAGTCTTGAGTCTCGATCCTCCAAGCTGGGAAAATTTCCCGGAATATTTAAAGACTCTTGCGCGAGAATTAAATTTAAACCCTGACTCAGCAATCACGAAATTAAATAATATCCGCGAAAATATAATATCTCAAGCACAAAATATAAAATTTAAGCCTAGAGTCTTTGTTGAAGCCACGTCAAGAGAAATTCACACATGTGCGCCGGACTCGTGGGCAGCAAATTTAATAGCTCTTGCAGGGGGAATAAATATCGCTGATTCTGCAAAATCTCTGCGCGCCGGGAGTGTCATAGCTCCATTTGGCCTAGAACGTGTGATAAAATCTCTCGAAAATCTTGATGTCTATATAATTCAAACCGGAGCAATGAACAGCACAACACTTCAAGATTTTAACGCAAGGCACTGGGCAAAAGCTCTTAAACACGTGAAAGTTTACGAGGTGCCGGAAAAATATTTAAGCCGTCCTTCTTTGCTTGGACTCGAAAAGGGCGGAGAGATTCTCATAAAAATTTTTAGGGGGAAATAA
- a CDS encoding AIR synthase family protein, with translation MLPGKLNPDILRKNVLDFTGAKRNDLLVGGGLGEDAALIRVNDGILVAASDPVTGAEKNAGKLLVHVNANDLACKGADPSWLIVTLIVPDSMGVKFISSIMQEIHEACKELNISIAGGHTELTNKYSQPVISATMLGMTKYNLSAKNIREGDKILLTGHAGLEGMSIIAQDREDLFSEIFSRSEINIIQSWSSELSIMRPAKILREFARYMHDPTEGGLNGALYETSEGCKMGIKFFADSIPISDFTKRAAEKLNFNPLNLISSGMLLAVIAPEKVCEAQEKLKSSGIDSSIIGEFDPREKNNFSTHEELWGILSR, from the coding sequence ATTTTGCCGGGAAAATTAAATCCTGATATTTTGCGCAAAAATGTCTTAGATTTTACGGGAGCGAAACGAAATGATTTATTAGTCGGCGGCGGACTTGGTGAAGACGCTGCATTAATCCGCGTTAATGATGGGATTCTTGTCGCTGCGTCAGATCCCGTAACAGGTGCAGAAAAAAACGCCGGAAAATTGCTCGTTCACGTAAACGCAAATGATTTAGCCTGCAAAGGTGCTGACCCTTCGTGGCTTATAGTAACGCTTATAGTTCCGGACTCAATGGGCGTAAAATTTATAAGCTCAATCATGCAGGAAATTCACGAGGCTTGCAAAGAATTAAATATTTCAATCGCAGGAGGACACACGGAATTAACGAACAAATATTCACAGCCGGTTATTTCAGCTACAATGTTGGGAATGACAAAATATAATTTGAGCGCGAAAAATATTCGTGAAGGCGATAAAATTTTATTGACCGGCCACGCAGGACTCGAGGGCATGAGCATTATTGCGCAGGATCGGGAAGATTTATTTTCGGAAATTTTTTCACGCAGCGAGATAAATATTATTCAGTCATGGAGCAGCGAATTATCAATTATGAGACCTGCTAAAATTTTGCGTGAGTTTGCCCGTTACATGCACGACCCTACAGAAGGCGGACTCAATGGCGCATTATATGAGACTTCAGAAGGCTGTAAAATGGGAATAAAATTTTTTGCTGACTCTATTCCGATTTCAGATTTTACAAAACGTGCGGCGGAAAAATTAAATTTTAACCCGTTAAATTTAATCTCGTCAGGCATGTTATTAGCTGTGATTGCTCCTGAAAAAGTTTGTGAAGCTCAGGAAAAATTAAAATCGTCCGGCATAGATTCGAGCATAATCGGTGAATTTGATCCGCGCGAAAAAAATAATTTCAGCACTCACGAAGAATTATGGGGGATTCTTTCGCGTTAA
- a CDS encoding ABC transporter ATP-binding protein has product MQMREIYEINNLCADYGKNRVLKDLNFRVPSGALISLIGSNGSGKSTLLRVLAGLKNYLGSVKLNSREVRDIARKKFARSVSFVMSDKNFKPSYCFSAREIIALGRLPYMNLFSRLTSFDEALITKAAETLRITHLLERDITSLSDGERQLTFLAAALAQDTEIFLLDEPTSALDPGRSAGVFEILRALTREGRTIITAVHDINLSLAYSDYYLGLRDGELISFNKCESLDSKILSDLYDSDFVESKMWRALPG; this is encoded by the coding sequence TTGCAAATGAGAGAAATTTACGAGATTAATAATTTATGCGCTGATTACGGCAAAAATAGAGTCCTGAAAGATTTAAATTTTCGTGTTCCTTCAGGTGCGTTAATTTCGTTGATAGGCTCTAACGGCAGCGGAAAAAGTACACTCCTGCGAGTCTTGGCCGGGCTGAAAAATTATCTCGGCAGCGTTAAATTAAATTCTCGTGAAGTCCGCGATATTGCAAGAAAAAAATTTGCGCGTTCAGTAAGTTTTGTGATGAGTGATAAAAATTTTAAGCCGTCATATTGCTTTAGTGCTCGTGAAATTATTGCGCTAGGACGATTGCCCTATATGAATCTATTTTCGAGGCTGACAAGTTTTGACGAGGCTTTAATCACAAAAGCTGCTGAAACTTTGCGAATCACTCATTTATTAGAACGCGACATAACTTCATTATCAGACGGTGAGAGGCAATTAACTTTTTTAGCGGCGGCACTTGCTCAGGACACAGAAATTTTTTTGCTTGATGAACCTACGAGCGCATTAGATCCGGGAAGGTCAGCGGGAGTCTTCGAGATTTTGCGGGCTTTAACGCGTGAAGGCCGGACAATTATAACAGCAGTTCACGACATAAATTTATCGTTAGCTTACTCTGATTATTATTTAGGACTCAGAGACGGCGAATTAATTTCGTTCAATAAATGCGAGAGTCTGGACTCAAAAATTTTGAGTGATTTATATGATTCTGATTTTGTCGAGTCAAAAATGTGGCGTGCTTTACCGGGATAA
- a CDS encoding response regulator transcription factor: MKILIVEDEISISEVVSAYAKREGLETICAFDGLEALNLFESESPDLVVLDLMLPKLNGEEVCRRIREKSNVPIIMLTAKSSESDVVSGLDLGANDYVAKPFSPRVLMARIRAQLRPRESLTRDNLASGSCADGRIEIDPERVEIRKDGVVIPVTKSEFLIFSTLASKPIRTWSREEIIRSALGDDYDGFDRTIDTYIKNLRKKLAEPGHENGWIKTIYGFGYRLDDEK; this comes from the coding sequence ATGAAAATATTGATAGTTGAAGACGAAATCTCTATTTCTGAAGTCGTCAGCGCATATGCAAAACGTGAGGGACTCGAGACAATTTGCGCGTTTGACGGCCTGGAAGCATTAAATTTATTCGAGTCAGAGAGTCCTGATTTGGTCGTGCTTGATTTAATGCTCCCGAAATTAAACGGTGAAGAAGTTTGCAGACGAATCCGCGAAAAATCTAACGTTCCTATTATCATGCTCACAGCAAAAAGCAGCGAGTCCGACGTTGTGTCAGGTCTTGACTTGGGCGCAAATGATTATGTAGCTAAACCCTTCAGCCCGCGAGTCTTAATGGCAAGAATCCGCGCACAGTTACGGCCGAGAGAGAGTTTAACCCGCGATAATTTAGCGTCAGGTTCATGCGCAGACGGAAGAATCGAAATTGACCCCGAACGCGTAGAAATTCGCAAAGACGGCGTTGTTATTCCCGTTACAAAAAGTGAATTTCTTATTTTCTCGACTCTTGCGTCAAAACCGATTCGCACATGGTCGCGCGAAGAAATAATAAGATCTGCTCTCGGTGATGACTATGACGGCTTTGACAGGACTATTGACACGTACATAAAAAATTTGCGCAAAAAATTAGCTGAACCAGGCCACGAAAACGGCTGGATAAAAACTATTTACGGATTCGGATATAGGCTCGACGATGAAAAATAG
- a CDS encoding HAMP domain-containing histidine kinase, protein MKNRSLRFHLLLLYVLLAVLSGIVVPSLGVRLSVNAFRNYLINRRQADLENLSESLVELYHEEGGKWERRRVMDILRPAPQWGGMTIALKDSEGNEIFTLQPRRPRPRNHREPQNMEIENFNINLDDNNGKIIGLLEIERRVPQWSYHDNPFINYLTRYTLAGAFIMIIAACGLGYFVAGKLSRPVIKAIERARQISRGEYDSDDNLKSSGIRELDALTKGVRDLARSLEGQEKLRRRLMVDVAHELKTPLTVVMTQIEAISDGILEPTPERLNLCVNEMQRLSGLIGNVETLTRLEGETLAIHTELTDMKKFLEPVIESFAPLFEKSGIILMSELANKIFCEIDTDSFRHVIDNLLSNAHRYTNKGGQVTCRLSRENNNAVIEVSDTGIGISDKDLPNIFERFYRTDESRARITGGSGVGLAIVKASVEAHGGKITVTSHKDKGSCFRITLPVN, encoded by the coding sequence ATGAAAAATAGATCTCTGAGATTTCATTTATTGCTGCTTTATGTGCTGCTTGCTGTGTTAAGCGGTATCGTTGTGCCTTCACTGGGAGTTAGATTAAGCGTCAATGCGTTCAGAAATTATTTAATTAACCGCCGTCAAGCAGATCTTGAAAATTTAAGCGAGTCCCTTGTTGAACTCTATCACGAAGAAGGCGGAAAATGGGAACGACGCAGAGTAATGGACATTTTGCGGCCTGCACCTCAATGGGGAGGAATGACAATCGCGTTAAAAGATTCAGAAGGAAACGAAATTTTTACACTCCAGCCAAGACGGCCAAGACCCAGAAATCACAGAGAGCCTCAAAATATGGAAATTGAAAACTTTAATATAAATCTCGACGACAATAACGGAAAAATTATCGGACTTCTTGAAATCGAACGCAGAGTCCCTCAATGGAGCTATCACGACAACCCGTTTATAAATTATTTGACGCGTTATACGTTGGCAGGAGCTTTTATCATGATAATTGCTGCTTGCGGGCTTGGTTATTTTGTCGCGGGAAAGTTAAGCAGGCCGGTCATTAAAGCTATTGAACGTGCAAGACAAATTTCACGCGGAGAATATGACTCAGACGATAATTTAAAATCTTCAGGAATCAGGGAACTTGACGCACTCACAAAAGGAGTCAGAGATTTAGCGCGGTCTCTTGAAGGTCAGGAAAAATTACGCCGCCGATTAATGGTCGATGTAGCTCACGAGCTGAAAACGCCTTTAACTGTAGTGATGACTCAGATAGAAGCAATTTCCGACGGAATATTAGAGCCTACTCCCGAAAGATTAAATCTTTGTGTCAACGAGATGCAGAGATTAAGCGGCTTGATCGGAAATGTTGAGACTTTAACGCGTCTTGAAGGCGAGACTCTTGCGATTCACACGGAATTAACTGACATGAAAAAATTTCTTGAACCCGTCATAGAAAGTTTTGCGCCGCTTTTCGAGAAGTCCGGGATAATTTTAATGAGTGAGCTTGCAAATAAAATTTTCTGCGAGATCGATACAGACAGCTTCAGGCACGTTATAGACAATTTATTATCAAATGCTCATAGATATACTAATAAAGGCGGCCAAGTTACATGCAGGCTTTCACGCGAAAATAATAATGCAGTTATCGAAGTCAGCGACACAGGAATCGGAATATCAGATAAAGATTTGCCCAACATTTTCGAGCGTTTTTACAGGACTGATGAGTCACGCGCAAGAATAACAGGCGGAAGCGGTGTCGGACTTGCAATCGTCAAAGCGTCTGTCGAGGCTCACGGCGGAAAAATTACAGTTACGAGTCATAAAGATAAGGGGAGCTGCTTTAGAATCACTCTGCCGGTGAATTAA
- a CDS encoding glycosyltransferase family 4 protein: protein MSEQSKHQIFCALFDIKNEHIIKDHGLLTWGMHEYYNYNSFFATYKNDDYPNLKYLPGVKMEFIPKKSGNWLKDSCSWLRKNAKRIDVLFIYHLRRVTLSQALIYKIFNPRGKIYLKLDGWPLPREMSFFMRKLMQLEIKLCDCVSTEFRENTEILSRSWKKKIIPVANPVNPNEIQDFKNFSQRQNIILTVGRLGTYQKATEILLESFARISAQIPNWTLKLAGYIAENLNIADDFYAKYPDLRERVIFTGEIRDREQLINFYRDAKIFAFPSRFESFGIALTEAMSQGCFAVVSDIQSSRNLTENFKFALSSKVDDIDGLAKNLLYACTHENETEKSALEGRKATLERCNLKFICDSIIDELK from the coding sequence ATGTCAGAACAAAGCAAACACCAGATATTTTGTGCATTATTTGACATAAAAAATGAACACATCATAAAGGATCACGGTTTATTAACATGGGGAATGCACGAATATTATAATTACAACTCATTTTTTGCGACGTACAAGAATGACGATTACCCAAATTTGAAATATCTTCCCGGCGTAAAAATGGAATTTATCCCGAAAAAGTCCGGCAACTGGTTAAAAGATTCGTGTTCATGGCTGCGGAAAAATGCGAAAAGAATCGACGTGTTATTTATTTATCACCTTAGGCGGGTTACTTTGTCTCAAGCATTAATCTATAAAATATTTAATCCGCGCGGAAAAATTTATCTCAAGCTGGACGGCTGGCCCCTTCCTCGTGAAATGTCGTTCTTTATGCGCAAATTAATGCAGCTCGAAATAAAATTATGCGATTGTGTCAGTACAGAATTTCGAGAAAATACAGAAATATTATCGCGTTCATGGAAGAAAAAAATTATTCCCGTTGCTAATCCCGTTAACCCGAATGAGATTCAAGACTTTAAAAATTTTTCACAACGTCAAAATATTATATTAACCGTCGGGAGGCTCGGCACATATCAGAAAGCTACAGAAATTTTGCTTGAGTCATTCGCAAGAATCAGCGCGCAAATTCCAAACTGGACTCTAAAACTTGCAGGTTATATCGCAGAAAATTTGAACATCGCAGACGATTTTTACGCAAAATATCCGGATTTACGGGAACGAGTTATTTTCACGGGCGAGATCAGAGACCGCGAACAATTAATAAATTTCTACAGGGACGCGAAAATTTTTGCATTCCCGTCAAGATTCGAGAGTTTCGGAATAGCACTAACTGAAGCAATGTCGCAAGGTTGTTTTGCAGTTGTCAGCGATATTCAGTCAAGCAGGAATCTAACAGAAAATTTTAAATTCGCACTCTCCAGCAAAGTAGACGACATTGACGGACTCGCGAAAAATCTTCTATACGCCTGCACACATGAAAACGAGACAGAAAAATCAGCACTCGAAGGCCGCAAAGCAACACTTGAACGCTGTAATCTAAAATTTATATGCGACTCAATTATTGACGAGCTGAAATAA
- the nusB gene encoding transcription antitermination factor NusB, whose product MANKKFIGKKFQAIHRARELAIQFLFSLEVNQYEDLNTAIELFMNNEELTSGDTPEVKMHSRELIGQVITRKNEIDSFLLRIVTGWRPERMVIVDRIILRLMVLEGFMLKSLPVKSAISEANKLANSFGTRDSSRFINGVMVKAAKFFAQREIFN is encoded by the coding sequence ATGGCAAACAAAAAATTTATCGGCAAAAAATTTCAGGCAATTCACAGAGCTAGAGAGCTTGCAATACAATTTTTATTCTCACTTGAAGTAAATCAATACGAGGATTTGAACACTGCAATAGAATTATTTATGAACAACGAGGAATTAACAAGCGGCGACACTCCGGAAGTAAAAATGCATTCACGCGAGCTTATCGGCCAAGTTATTACGCGTAAAAATGAGATTGACTCGTTTTTGCTGAGAATCGTAACAGGCTGGAGACCCGAAAGAATGGTAATTGTAGACAGAATTATTTTGCGCTTAATGGTGCTTGAAGGCTTTATGTTGAAGTCTCTTCCCGTGAAATCCGCAATCAGTGAAGCAAACAAGCTCGCAAACTCATTCGGGACTAGGGACTCATCGCGTTTTATTAATGGAGTCATGGTCAAGGCAGCAAAATTTTTCGCACAGAGGGAAATTTTTAATTAA
- a CDS encoding Asp23/Gls24 family envelope stress response protein — protein MNAQRKINHIMSARDGKNKAANGGLIHISEDVIIELARKTIQGIQNIKVASKFASKFGLGRKNTGIRVSVDHSQGNINVDAYVLVKFGQRIPDLAWDIQEKIKDNLERYTGYNVKAVNVSVQGIYAGPGDNYQVNIELPPQDEEAE, from the coding sequence TTGAACGCGCAAAGAAAAATTAATCACATTATGTCAGCTAGAGACGGAAAAAATAAAGCTGCTAACGGCGGATTAATCCATATTTCCGAAGACGTTATAATCGAGCTTGCAAGAAAAACGATTCAAGGCATACAAAATATAAAAGTTGCGTCGAAATTTGCAAGTAAATTCGGTCTTGGCCGCAAAAATACAGGTATTCGCGTTTCAGTGGATCACTCACAGGGAAATATAAACGTTGATGCATATGTTCTCGTGAAGTTCGGCCAGAGAATCCCGGATTTAGCGTGGGACATTCAGGAAAAAATAAAAGATAATCTCGAACGCTACACAGGTTATAACGTCAAAGCCGTGAATGTAAGTGTTCAGGGAATTTACGCAGGGCCGGGCGATAATTATCAAGTCAATATCGAACTACCCCCGCAGGATGAAGAGGCCGAATAA
- the efp gene encoding elongation factor P — MAQVADTTTFYVGLKLRWQDAIWEIVEYDHHKMGRGGAVVRTKLRNVETGSIVENSFKPGEKFERIIYEDKPAQYSYRDGEDYVFMDLATYEEMRLSPQVLGDAAKYLVDDLEIQIEFFEGKVMGIELPKSVTMKVIETPPSFKGDTVTGGGKPATLQTGLVVTVPVFIEPGEDIVVDTRTGLYLERAKKN; from the coding sequence ATGGCACAAGTAGCAGATACTACTACTTTTTATGTCGGCTTAAAATTACGCTGGCAGGACGCTATTTGGGAAATCGTAGAATATGATCATCACAAAATGGGCCGAGGCGGTGCAGTTGTACGCACTAAATTACGCAATGTAGAGACAGGCTCAATCGTTGAGAATTCATTTAAACCTGGCGAAAAATTTGAGCGCATAATTTACGAGGATAAACCCGCGCAATATTCTTACAGAGACGGCGAAGATTATGTTTTCATGGATCTTGCTACATATGAAGAAATGAGATTATCGCCTCAAGTTCTCGGAGACGCAGCAAAATATTTAGTTGATGATTTAGAGATCCAGATCGAATTTTTTGAGGGCAAAGTCATGGGCATAGAATTGCCTAAAAGTGTAACAATGAAAGTTATCGAGACTCCCCCCAGCTTTAAAGGCGATACAGTAACGGGCGGCGGTAAACCTGCGACTCTTCAGACAGGACTCGTCGTAACTGTTCCCGTTTTCATTGAACCTGGCGAAGATATAGTCGTCGATACACGCACAGGACTTTATCTTGAACGCGCAAAGAAAAATTAA